The Rattus norvegicus strain BN/NHsdMcwi chromosome 2, GRCr8, whole genome shotgun sequence nucleotide sequence TATGTAGTTCTCCCTAATTGTCAGTTCCTACAGTGGAAGAAGCATCATTAACCATTAGCATAAGGTATTCGCCAGCATTGGAGCTAAGTAGTGTGTGCTGTATTATTCTAAACTATCCAAAGTGTCTGTGCGTTGTTTAAAcacaagagaatgaaagaatttaagttttgtgggttggtttttttgtttgtttagatttttgagtttaggggtttttattttttttagatgttAAGTCTAGGTTGAATTCTGGCAGTTTTGATTCAAGTGGTAAATCATTATATCAGCTGTTTTAATAAACATTGCTATTCTTGCTTGGTGGGGGGAgagctttgtttttaattgacaaAAAGTAAAAGACACTTAATTTTGCAGATCAACCAGATGCTAAGAAAGTACCTCCCCAAAATGATTGTAAGTACTTCAAGCTGAggttttgctgtttcttttcaaattatatctcatctgagccttctctccagactGTTGTTTCTACTTCTGTAGATGTGTTGTTCTGTTTGGGTTTGGGGAATTTGCTTTTGAGCCAAGGTCTCAACTATGTAACTCTGACTGGCCTTGACGTCACAGAGATCTTCTACCTGTGtaaagtattttttattcttcGCCTGATGTGATTTCTGAGACTTACTGCCTCAAACCTTCTGGTCCTTCCTCAGCTCTGGCTGGCTACATCAGCTCACCGTTCTGGCTCAAGCTCCTCTCCAATCAGATTCAGTCTACCTTCTCTCTCAACCTCCGACTGAATTGCTCAAACTAACCTTGTTTTCTGGTTCATTCTGGTTTTTTATGATCTGTGTCTAGTTTATTCCCTCTCTGCAATCTGAATCTACCTCTACAACTGTCCCAATAAGACCCCCCCCCTCGCCCCCCAGGGCTGTTCTCAAGTCCTTCCCTCTAGTCTCCTGAGAGTTGAACATAATCTAATTCTGTTGACTCTTTCTGATTGATCACTTTGGCATTCAATTAAACACTTTCAAACATGAGTGCTTCTACAGATTTACTTCATCgtcattgggattaaaggtgtgtgctaagggctaaGCCACACCACAGCTATAAACCATTTTTTCCCCCAGTAAATAACACGATCTTGGGGTTCACGGTGTGATCAAAATATTTTACAACAGATTGCTTGTTTCCTCCCATGCTGGGACTAAGGATGTGTGTGCTTTGGCATATCCAACAGGGTTGGTATTAATGTCTAGCTGGAATTTCCTTACAGATGTATGTatagccttttccttttaaaataatgattcTCTTATGATCATTAAGGGGCCGTGTATGCATAAAATTGATCGATGAACTGAATATAAGTTAACTACTCTACTCTTAATTTGTGCATCCCTTTCCTGACTTTCTTGCTGCTATTGGTGATGAGTCAAATATGAGtagtcctgggtttttttgtttttgttttgtttgtttgtttgcttttttaaccAATGTATACATCAAGGAAAGAGTTTAGAGTATATGGTATGTTTGTCTTAAATAAGTAAACATGAGCATAAgagttttttgtttaaatttttttacagCTTTTGGAGCACAGTTACCTCCAATGCATCAGCAACAAAGGTATAGTCAAAGCTTTTAAAACTACTTTGCTATTCTTGGTTTAATTGTATATATAACCAACCAAGTTAGTTTATAGTGAAAATGTTTGCAGACAGTTTTGTATGTGTGCTTTACTTCTATCCTATTGGGAAAATGGTATAGAaacatcattttcttttaaatgagaaCTTGGTAATTTAGGGAAATAGGTTGAAATTGACACATTTTAGAaggtaaaataaatgttaaagtgGCATTCACTCTGGGGCCTTTGCTCAGTTCACTGTCTTGCTTGCTCACACATGCTGCCTCATTTAAGAAGCTAAGTTTGGGCTAATGGGGAGACATTAAGATTGGatttatttgattaatttttatgtatatactcATTATGTTTCTATGAAGAAATTGTTAGTTTCTGATTTTTCTTAGCAGATCTGTAATGACAGAAGAATACAAAGTTCCAGATGGAATGGTTGGATTTAGTAAGTAACATTAATTTTTGAGTTTTTAAGACAAGCCATACTTTCAAAATTTAGAGTAAATAAtaacttctctcctttctctcccttaaCTAGTAATTGGCAGAGGAGGTGAACAGATCTCACGCATACAGCAGGAATCTGGATGCAAAATACAGATAGCTCctggtaacattttttttttttaatgggaatttcttgttattttgtcAGGCCCTTGCTGGgatgttttgggggtgggggctaggAAATTTGAGTGTTTAAGTTTCAAAAGATCTggtatttttaatctttttgggttttttgttttcacctaaatttttttttatttaattgtagATAGTGGTGGCCTTCCAGAAAGGTCTTGTATGCTAACGGGAACGCCTGAATCTGTTCAGTAAGTTTGAAAATGTTAAGTCTACTTACAATAATAAGTAAAGATTGTAAACTTTGTTTCCCTAACATCTGTGCCATTGTCTTTTGCTTGTTGCCTTGACATTTTCACTTTAAAAGTTAATACATTGTGCTTTTCTTAAATAGGGTTGTTCATTTGACAGGGAAAATtgttaaaatcagggactaaggAGATAACTCAGGCATTCAGGTGCTTGCCTTTCAAAATTTAATCCAAAAACTAAAAAATCTGGCATGGTAATATGAGTTTGTAATCTTATCATGGCTCAGGAGTTGGAAACGGGTAGATTTTGGGGACTTGGTAGCCAGACAGCTCATGCTATCTAATGGGTTCAAAGTACCTATCACACACAAAAATGGCAGTGGTGGATGTAATTTGGCTTACATACCTACCATGAATGTGGGCACAGACTCAGAAATTTATTAAAATCTGAATTGCCTTGCACACAAATTATGTCAGTGACATCACCTAAAACTTATAACCTATATAGACAGGAAGTTTTTCATATTCCTGTTTTTCTCTTCCATTCAACTCTTAAGGTAGTTGGATAAAACTACCCAATTTTACTACTAACTGTCTTATTCCcattcccatcccccatcctctcCAGACAGTTTCATTGTGTATCCATGGCTGGCTGTCGTGGGACTGGCTGTTGTAGGCcagggtctgtctctgtctcccaaagacatgcaccaccattgcccaCCACCACTCACTGTCTTAAGTTACTTCTATTGCTGtggcaaaacaccatgaccgaggaAGGCTACTTAGAGAAAGTATTTTATTGGGCTCAAGGTTTCAAGTCACTAAAACCACCTTAAGCTTATCTACTGAAAACTTAGAAACTAAGAGATGATTGTATCATCCTACACTGAAATGTAACACCTTCCCTTCTATTCTTTTGTCTAGTATTCAGATGTTTTACGTTCATTTGCTGAAGACCATTCCTAACTAAACTGACCTTTTATTTTATGCCTAATATTTAGGAGTAATTTCTTAAGAGCATATAGACAGGTTTGGACATTTCATATCATAAAAGTATAAACCTTGTGTTCTAATTTTTAACATGGTGCTTTAAAAGGTTTGTACTTCCTACATctgcttgcattttttttttttttttttggttctttttttcggagctggggatcgaacccagggccttgcgcttcctaggtaagcgctctaccactgagctaaatccccagccccctgcttgCATTTTTTAACCTAAATGCCCATCAAGCTTTGCTTCTAACAGTTGCGTCGACAGTTCTTTCCAAGGGCACCAGCTGGTACTGCACTAGCCAGTTAGTATTGGACAATGGTAGATggagtatttttaaattactgtatttatttggtttataagTACTTGATAAATACTGCCCCTTTTACATTCCTTTGGTTTGGCTTCTTGTTGCCTCTGACAGTGAAATGCGTCCAAATTTGACTGTCTACTGACCCATTTAGAATATACTTGATACATGACTAGGATAAAActgctttgttatattttggggtaAGGTTGGTTGGTTATGctacatgtttttatttcaagATTAATTTGTTAACAGATCAGCAAAAAGATTATTGGACCAGATCGTTGAAAAGGGAAGACCAGCCCCTGGCTTTCATCATGGTGATGGACCTGGCAATGCAGTTCAGGAAATCATGATTCCAGCCAGCAAAGCAGGACTAGTTATcggaaagggaggagagactaTCAAACAACTTCAGGTATTACTATATTGTAAAGAGTAGTAAGTGTTTtgaagccacttttttttttttaaactaacttgtattatttttgttactttaaTAGGAAAGGGCTGGTGTTAAAATGGTTATGATTCAAGATGGGCCTCAAAACACTGGTGCTGATAAACCTCTTAGGATTACGGGTGACCCATACAAAGTTCAGGTAAGCTTCACTCACTTTGTCATTTATGTATAAAGGCTGAGGGGGTGGACAAAGTAAGCATTAAAATGTTTTGACAAATACCTTTCTGAATTGGATAACTTTCTATTATAGCAAGCCAAGGAAATGGTATTAGAATTAATTCGCGATCAAGGTGGTTTCAGAGAAGTGCGGAATGAGTATGGCTCCAGAATAGGAGGAAATGAAGGGATAGATGTAAGTAAGGAGTCTGGAGTGGGTGTGTCCTAATCCATGAGTGCAGTGGAGTTCTTCCTGTTTGAGTTAAATGGTCTTGTCTTAACATCATGtcccttttcttcatttcttccttggaGTCTTCTTATCTTGTTTTTATGATCatttaatatgtttacttttatgaCTATATGGAGATGATTTTTTGAGAAATGTcttataaaatatacttttactTCCTAAGGTCCCAATTCCAAGATTTGCTGTTGGCATTGTAAtaggaagaaatggagaaatgattaaaaaaatacaaaatgatgcTGGTGTTCGAATTCAGTTTAAGCCAGGTAAGCTTAAGGTATATTTAATGTCTAAGGATTGATAGCTTTTCATTTGACACTCATAATTGGTTTGTCACAATTTATTggggtattttgttatttgttttagaTGATGGAACAACACCTGATAGAATAGCACAGATAACAGGACCTCCAGACAGATGTCAGCATGCTGCAGAAATTATCACAGACCTTCTACGAAGTGTTCAGGTTTGATgggaaattaatattttcagtttGCTTTCACTGGAAGTTTTTATCATACCTGAATAACAAATGCCCCTCCATGTTATCTTAGAATCTGTTGACAGTGTtaaaataagtaaacattttAAGCTAGAATGGCATAAATGTTCAGCCTTATTCACCTCAGTGCATCTGAAATTACATTACTATGGGTGTATGTACCTTGGCATTTGTGCCTGTGGAAACCAAAGGAAAACTTTCTGAAGTTGGTTCTCTATTATATGGGTCctagaaatcaaacccaggttgtcATGCTTGTATGGGAAGTCCTTTCACTATTGAGCCATCTGTCTAGTCtcccaatatattttaaaagtagaagTTGTTACttagttgaatttttttttgacaAGTAATGTTTGAAGTCATCTCTTAATAAAAATATGAGAGTTGGGGGAAATAAGCCAAATGGTTTTATTACAgagtttcttctgtttcctcctttctCAGGCTGGCAATCCTGGTGGACCTGGACCTGGTGGTCGAGGACGAGGTCGAGGTCAAGGAAACTGGAATATGGGACCTCCTGGTGGACTTCAGGAATTTAATTTCATTGTGCCAACTGGGAAAACTGGATTGATAATTGGAAAAGGCAACgtattttaaactttttgttttgacattggttttttttttgttttttttgttttttgttttcaggaCACTTGTAAACaataccatttttatttctttttgaatgCATTACAGGGGGCCTTACGCAACACCTAAAACAAGGATAATCTTTAGAGGACGTTAAAAGTGGGATTGTGTCTTGGCTGCTAGTAGGGAAAGGGAACCAAGAGTTTATCAGTTACAAGACTTGATCCTAATTCAAATGGGTTTGGCTagcagttttgttttgtatttaactTTTTTGTTACTTACAAAAGCTGTTTATTTAGACATTTTCCTGTTCTTACCCATATTAGGCGTGTACATATTTTAGTAGACTCAGTGTGCTTTGCGTGAGTCTAGATGGAAGAACAGAATAAACAGAAAGTCTTAACGTTACTGTCCAACGGAGTGCTGCAAAACTACGTAGTGGGCAAAGTAAAtaggtgcatttttttttttaactagtatttctgccaggcatggtgacagacacctttaatcccagcactcaggaggcagaggcaggcagatctctgagtttgaggtcagcatggtctgcagagtgagttataggacagccagggctgcacagaaacCCTTGTCTGGGGTGGGAAAGGTATTTCTTGCTTTCTGTGAACTTTAAAGAACTTAGTGTCTTGTGGTTTTAGGAGGAGAAACAATAAAAAGCATAAGCCAGCAGTCCGGTGCAAGAATAGAACTTCAGAGAAACCCTCCACCTAATGCAGATCCCAATATGAAGTTATTTACAATTCGGGGCACTCCACAGCAAATAGACTATGCTCGACAACTCATAGAAGAGAAGATTGGGGTAAGTTAAGTTTAGACTTCTCATTTATAACATAGTTCCTAGTAACTTTAAATAGTACTAAATCAAATATACCATGGGAAAATACATAATTTCTAATACAAAATCGCAGGTTTTGTAGTATAGCCTGTATGCATATAGCAACATAGGAAAGATATCCAAAAAAAAGTACCATGATTAATTAAGCACCCACTTACAAGTCTGTGAAGAACCACCTTACATTTAAGTGTCTATAAATAAGACAATATTTGTTAGTTACAGGAATTCAGTATTCTGTCATGTCCACACTACCTATCCCTTAACAGTCAAAATAGTTAAGATGTAGATCTCCTCTTTTACTGAAGTAATTTATAATTTCTGGCTTTTGGACTGACTGTCAGCCATCAAAGGTTTGAAATTAGACTTAGTTAAATGGTTCTTACCGTTGGAGCTCCCTGGCCTCCTAACCCAATTAATGAGCTCCGTGTTCACATAGATGATAGAGGACCAGTTGCTGAGGACACTGCTGTAGCGCATGCAGCAGCACCACATTAAAAGTCACATGGAGACAACATCACTAAATAGATACGAATCTTACGTAGAAATAAAGGGCAAGTGAGTCGAGCCCAGTGTCTGTTTTAACAGAAATGATCTGCTCTGCAGTAGTGGTATAggtctttaatcttagcacttgagaggcagattCAGgtggacagccatggctacacagagaaaccctgtctcaggaatgGAAAAAGTCAAACATCAAGGATGTTTCATGTGATTTTGGTATGTATTCAATTTTGGAACTCTCTTCTGGTGGTGTAACATACAGAGTTgacttggttttttatttttgttttcttgaagaaaacagggtttatctgtgtagctctggctggcttctATCTATTGGATTAAAGGTGTTTCCACCTCTGTTCAACATCAGTTTGGTTTTAGGATGAGGCATATTAACATAATGTTTCACTGGGCTTTTTCGTTCCAATGGGAAATTAATAAAAACCTGTggataagggttggggatttagctcagtggtagagcgcttgcctaggaagtgcaaggccctgggttcggtccccagctctgaaaaaaaaaaaaaaaacctgtggatAAGCAGCACAAGTCAGATTTGAGTAGTTTAAATATGACAAAAAGGACGCAAGACGGGTTGGACATAGTTAGGAATGAGAgatggatattttaaaatgttaggaaattctcaaggaataaaattactttaaaattactGATAACAATCAGACATTCTTTAGTATGATTCTCCTTTGATACTGTAAGCAAGCACAGAAGTTTAAGAAATAacataaggggctggagagatggctcagcagttaagagcacccgactgctcttccagaggtcctgagttcaagtcccagcaaccgcatggtggctcaacaaccatctgtaaagagatccaatgtcctcttctggtgtatctgaagatagctacagtgtacttatatataataaatgaataaatctttttaaaaaaaagaaaaataacatgaaTTTGGTAGTGTGCACAATTGTAAATGTCCACAAACTGAAGATGTTTTCTAAGTTAAATAATGCCAAAAGTTGTTATCAAAGCAGAAAGATGAGAGTAAACAAAGTACTTTGAGGAGCTGTAGAGATGTTACATTAGTTAAGACCACTTCTGCTCTTGTGGAGGACTCAAATTGAATTCCCCAAAAGattgtaactccagccccaggggatctggtgctctcttctctccttggGCCCCCGCATGCACATGTAAACTTAAGTGTTCAGGGTGTAGCTAGCATGTGTAGAGTAGTTGGCTAGCATATATGCTGAATTTAGGACCTAGTACTGAGAAAGaatgaaatgattttttaaaaattgtaagcattttgttttaaatgttaatGTTAGTTATTAACTGTAAAACATGTTTTAGGGCATTTATATCTAATGGTTCCTGAAGTTTTTGCAGGGTGGTTTGTTAAAAGGAAATGGTGCCAGGTATAGTAGAACATGCTTTTAATTTCAtcacttgggagtcagagacagTTTAAGCCCAGCATAGTCTatatggtgagttcaaggccagcaaaagctacagagtgagaccctgtctccaaataaggAGAAAGATTAGTAAAAGTATTGATACCAGTATATAAAATGCCATAATGTGATATCAGCTTTTAAGGGAAAATTCCATGCTATTTAGAACATTATGATAGATGACATTTATCTAAATGGGATTTACAAGACATTACAGTTGAGATTGAGAATACCGCGTGTTAAGTGAAGTGTCCCTTGATGTGCATTTGCAGAATATATTATCAGTGATTGACAGAAGGAAGTAAAAGAACTAGGCAgtcctgtgtttaaaaaaaaacataaaaacaaacacagggaCTAAAAGTTGAAGAGAATTTGCTAGTGCTGAGGATGTCACTGTACTTTATACGTCAGAgtatgacattttatttttgcatcataaagaaggtaaagttagtttgttcCTCAAgagtagaaacagaaaagagtaATTGGACTTTGCATTGCTCAGCCATTACACTCCGAGTGCAttttgtatgatgtgtgtgtcttttgtcaccgtttgctttgttctttccttttttttttcttttctttttttacaggGCCCAGTAAATCCTTTAGGGCCACCAGTACCCCATGGACCTCATGGGGTTCCAGGTCCTCATGGGCCTCCTGGACCTCCAGGGCCTGGAACTCCAATGGGGCCATACAACCCTGCACCTTATAATCCAGGACCTCCTGGCCCAGCTCCTCAGTAAGTACTACATTTGGGTGGTTCTGGGCTTTTCCTAAAGACCctaggtttgggggctggagagatggttcagcatagggacctgggttcacttcccagcaccacatggtggtttGCATCGTTCTTAACGGGTTCTATGATGTCTTGATGCCAACACTAGGCATACGTAGCtgcgtgtatatatatgcaatacATGC carries:
- the Fubp1 gene encoding far upstream element-binding protein 1 isoform X9, translating into MADYSTVPPPSSGSAGGGGGGGVNDAFKDALQRARQIAAKIGGDAGTSLNSNDYGYGGQKRPLEDGDGSWTNPSSTTHWEGMPSPFKDQPDAKKVPPQNDSFGAQLPPMHQQQRSVMTEEYKVPDGMVGFIIGRGGEQISRIQQESGCKIQIAPDSGGLPERSCMLTGTPESVQSAKRLLDQIVEKGRPAPGFHHGDGPGNAVQEIMIPASKAGLVIGKGGETIKQLQERAGVKMVMIQDGPQNTGADKPLRITGDPYKVQQAKEMVLELIRDQGGFREVRNEYGSRIGGNEGIDVPIPRFAVGIVIGRNGEMIKKIQNDAGVRIQFKPDDGTTPDRIAQITGPPDRCQHAAEIITDLLRSVQAGNPGGPGPGGRGRGRGQGNWNMGPPGGLQEFNFIVPTGKTGLIIGKGGETIKSISQQSGARIELQRNPPPNADPNMKLFTIRGTPQQIDYARQLIEEKIGGPVNPLGPPVPHGPHGVPGPHGPPGPPGPGTPMGPYNPAPYNPGPPGPAPHGPPAPYAPQGWGNAYPHWQQQAPPDPAKAGTDPNSAAWAAYYAHYYQQQAQPPPAAPAGAPTTTQTNGQGNYGDQQNPAPAGQVDYTKAWEEYYKKMGQAVPAPAGAPPGGQPDYSAAWAEYYRQQAAYYAQTSPQGMPQHPPAPQGFANHARSHHHLY
- the Fubp1 gene encoding far upstream element-binding protein 1 isoform X16 — protein: MADYSTVPPPSSGSAGGGGGGGVNDAFKDALQRARQIAAKIGGDAGTSLNSNDYGYGGQKRPLEDGDGSWTNPSSTTHWEGMPSPFKDQPDAKKVPPQNDSFGAQLPPMHQQQRSVMTEEYKVPDGMVGFIIGRGGEQISRIQQESGCKIQIAPDSGGLPERSCMLTGTPESVQSAKRLLDQIVEKGRPAPGFHHGDGPGNAVQEIMIPASKAGLVIGKGGETIKQLQERAGVKMVMIQDGPQNTGADKPLRITGDPYKVQQAKEMVLELIRDQGGFREVRNEYGSRIGGNEGIDVPIPRFAVGIVIGRNGEMIKKIQNDAGVRIQFKPDDGTTPDRIAQITGPPDRCQHAAEIITDLLRSVQAGNPGGPGPGGRGRGRGQGNWNMGPPGGLQEFNFIVPTGKTGLIIGKGGETIKSISQQSGARIELQRNPPPNADPNMKLFTIRGTPQQIDYARQLIEEKIGGPVNPLGPPVPHGPHGVPGPHGPPGPPGPGTPMGPYNPAPYNPGPPGPAPHGPPAPYAPQGWGNAYPHWQQQAPPDPAKAGTDPNSAAWAAYYAHYYQQQAQPPPAAPAGAPTTTQTNGQGNYGDQQNPAPAGQVDYTKAWEEYYKKMGQAVPAPAGAPPGGQPDYSAAWAEYYRQQAAYYAQTSPQGMPQHPPAPQGQ
- the Fubp1 gene encoding far upstream element-binding protein 1 isoform X13 — its product is MADYSTVPPPSSGSAGGGGGGGVNDAFKDALQRARQIAAKIGGDAGTSLNSNDYGYGGQKRPLEDGDGSWTNPSSTTHWEGMPSPFKDQPDAKKVPPQNDSFGAQLPPMHQQQRSVMTEEYKVPDGMVGFIIGRGGEQISRIQQESGCKIQIAPDSGGLPERSCMLTGTPESVQSAKRLLDQIVEKGRPAPGFHHGDGPGNAVQEIMIPASKAGLVIGKGGETIKQLQERAGVKMVMIQDGPQNTGADKPLRITGDPYKVQQAKEMVLELIRDQGGFREVRNEYGSRIGGNEGIDVPIPRFAVGIVIGRNGEMIKKIQNDAGVRIQFKPDDGTTPDRIAQITGPPDRCQHAAEIITDLLRSVQAGNPGGPGPGGRGRGRGQGNWNMGPPGGLQEFNFIVPTGKTGLIIGKGGETIKSISQQSGARIELQRNPPPNADPNMKLFTIRGTPQQIDYARQLIEEKIGGPVNPLGPPVPHGPHGVPGPHGPPGPPGPGTPMGPYNPAPYNPGPPGPAPHGPPAPYAPQGWGNAYPHWQQQAPPDPAKAGTDPNSAAWAAYYAHYYQQQAQPPPAAPAGAPTTTQTNGQGDQQNPAPAGQVDYTKAWEEYYKKMGQAVPAPAGAPPGGQPDYSAAWAEYYRQQAAYYAQTSPQGMPQHPPAPQGFANHARSHHHLY
- the Fubp1 gene encoding far upstream element-binding protein 1 isoform X20 — encoded protein: MADYSTVPPPSSGSAGGGGGGGVNDAFKDALQRARQIAAKIGGDAGTSLNSNDYGYGGQKRPLEDGDQPDAKKVPPQNDSFGAQLPPMHQQQSRSVMTEEYKVPDGMVGFIIGRGGEQISRIQQESGCKIQIAPDSGGLPERSCMLTGTPESVQSAKRLLDQIVEKGRPAPGFHHGDGPGNAVQEIMIPASKAGLVIGKGGETIKQLQERAGVKMVMIQDGPQNTGADKPLRITGDPYKVQQAKEMVLELIRDQGGFREVRNEYGSRIGGNEGIDVPIPRFAVGIVIGRNGEMIKKIQNDAGVRIQFKPDDGTTPDRIAQITGPPDRCQHAAEIITDLLRSVQAGNPGGPGPGGRGRGRGQGNWNMGPPGGLQEFNFIVPTGKTGLIIGKGGETIKSISQQSGARIELQRNPPPNADPNMKLFTIRGTPQQIDYARQLIEEKIGGPVNPLGPPVPHGPHGVPGPHGPPGPPGPGTPMGPYNPAPYNPGPPGPAPHGPPAPYAPQGWGNAYPHWQQQAPPDPAKAGTDPNSAAWAAYYAHYYQQQAQPPPAAPAGAPTTTQTNGQGNYGDQQNPAPAGQVDYTKAWEEYYKKMGQAVPAPAGAPPGGQPDYSAAWAEYYRQQAAYYAQTSPQGMPQHPPAPQGFANHARSHHHLY
- the Fubp1 gene encoding far upstream element-binding protein 1 isoform X19 — its product is MADYSTVPPPSSGSAGGGGGGGVNDAFKDALQRARQIAAKIGGDAGTSLNSNDYGYGGQKRPLEDGDGSWTNPSSTTHWEGMPSPFKDQPDAKKVPPQNDSFGAQLPPMHQQQRSVMTEEYKVPDGMVGFIIGRGGEQISRIQQESGCKIQIAPDSGGLPERSCMLTGTPESVQSAKRLLDQIVEKGRPAPGFHHGDGPGNAVQEIMIPASKAGLVIGKGGETIKQLQERAGVKMVMIQDGPQNTGADKPLRITGDPYKVQQAKEMVLELIRDQGGFREVRNEYGSRIGGNEGIDVPIPRFAVGIVIGRNGEMIKKIQNDAGVRIQFKPDDGTTPDRIAQITGPPDRCQHAAEIITDLLRSVQAGNPGGPGPGGRGRGRGQGNWNMGPPGGLQEFNFIVPTGKTGLIIGKGGETIKSISQQSGARIELQRNPPPNADPNMKLFTIRGTPQQIDYARQLIEEKIGGPVNPLGPPVPHGPHGVPGPHGPPGPPGPGTPMGPYNPAPYNPGPPGPAPHGPPAPYAPQGWGNAYPHWQQQAPPDPAKAGTDPNSAAWAAYYAHYYQQQAQPPPAAPAGAPTTTQTNGQGDQQNPAPAGQVDYTKAWEEYYKKMGQAVPAPAGAPPGGQPDYSAAWAEYYRQQAAYYAQTSPQGMPQHPPAPQGQ
- the Fubp1 gene encoding far upstream element-binding protein 1 isoform X24; this encodes MADYSTVPPPSSGSAGGGGGGGVNDAFKDALQRARQIAAKIGGDAGTSLNSNDYGYGGQKRPLEDGDQPDAKKVPPQNDSFGAQLPPMHQQQSRSVMTEEYKVPDGMVGFIIGRGGEQISRIQQESGCKIQIAPDSGGLPERSCMLTGTPESVQSAKRLLDQIVEKGRPAPGFHHGDGPGNAVQEIMIPASKAGLVIGKGGETIKQLQERAGVKMVMIQDGPQNTGADKPLRITGDPYKVQQAKEMVLELIRDQGGFREVRNEYGSRIGGNEGIDVPIPRFAVGIVIGRNGEMIKKIQNDAGVRIQFKPDDGTTPDRIAQITGPPDRCQHAAEIITDLLRSVQAGNPGGPGPGGRGRGRGQGNWNMGPPGGLQEFNFIVPTGKTGLIIGKGGETIKSISQQSGARIELQRNPPPNADPNMKLFTIRGTPQQIDYARQLIEEKIGGPVNPLGPPVPHGPHGVPGPHGPPGPPGPGTPMGPYNPAPYNPGPPGPAPHGPPAPYAPQGWGNAYPHWQQQAPPDPAKAGTDPNSAAWAAYYAHYYQQQAQPPPAAPAGAPTTTQTNGQGNYGDQQNPAPAGQVDYTKAWEEYYKKMGQAVPAPAGAPPGGQPDYSAAWAEYYRQQAAYYAQTSPQGMPQHPPAPQGQ
- the Fubp1 gene encoding far upstream element-binding protein 1 isoform X22; translated protein: MADYSTVPPPSSGSAGGGGGGGVNDAFKDALQRARQIAAKIGGDAGTSLNSNDYGYGGQKRPLEDGDQPDAKKVPPQNDSFGAQLPPMHQQQSRSVMTEEYKVPDGMVGFIIGRGGEQISRIQQESGCKIQIAPDSGGLPERSCMLTGTPESVQSAKRLLDQIVEKGRPAPGFHHGDGPGNAVQEIMIPASKAGLVIGKGGETIKQLQERAGVKMVMIQDGPQNTGADKPLRITGDPYKVQQAKEMVLELIRDQGGFREVRNEYGSRIGGNEGIDVPIPRFAVGIVIGRNGEMIKKIQNDAGVRIQFKPDDGTTPDRIAQITGPPDRCQHAAEIITDLLRSVQAGNPGGPGPGGRGRGRGQGNWNMGPPGGLQEFNFIVPTGKTGLIIGKGGETIKSISQQSGARIELQRNPPPNADPNMKLFTIRGTPQQIDYARQLIEEKIGGPVNPLGPPVPHGPHGVPGPHGPPGPPGPGTPMGPYNPAPYNPGPPGPAPHGPPAPYAPQGWGNAYPHWQQQAPPDPAKAGTDPNSAAWAAYYAHYYQQQAQPPPAAPAGAPTTTQTNGQGDQQNPAPAGQVDYTKAWEEYYKKMGQAVPAPAGAPPGGQPDYSAAWAEYYRQQAAYYAQTSPQGMPQHPPAPQGFANHARSHHHLY
- the Fubp1 gene encoding far upstream element-binding protein 1 isoform X26 — its product is MADYSTVPPPSSGSAGGGGGGGVNDAFKDALQRARQIAAKIGGDAGTSLNSNDYGYGGQKRPLEDGDQPDAKKVPPQNDSFGAQLPPMHQQQSRSVMTEEYKVPDGMVGFIIGRGGEQISRIQQESGCKIQIAPDSGGLPERSCMLTGTPESVQSAKRLLDQIVEKGRPAPGFHHGDGPGNAVQEIMIPASKAGLVIGKGGETIKQLQERAGVKMVMIQDGPQNTGADKPLRITGDPYKVQQAKEMVLELIRDQGGFREVRNEYGSRIGGNEGIDVPIPRFAVGIVIGRNGEMIKKIQNDAGVRIQFKPDDGTTPDRIAQITGPPDRCQHAAEIITDLLRSVQAGNPGGPGPGGRGRGRGQGNWNMGPPGGLQEFNFIVPTGKTGLIIGKGGETIKSISQQSGARIELQRNPPPNADPNMKLFTIRGTPQQIDYARQLIEEKIGGPVNPLGPPVPHGPHGVPGPHGPPGPPGPGTPMGPYNPAPYNPGPPGPAPHGPPAPYAPQGWGNAYPHWQQQAPPDPAKAGTDPNSAAWAAYYAHYYQQQAQPPPAAPAGAPTTTQTNGQGDQQNPAPAGQVDYTKAWEEYYKKMGQAVPAPAGAPPGGQPDYSAAWAEYYRQQAAYYAQTSPQGMPQHPPAPQGQ